The following DNA comes from Paenibacillus crassostreae.
AATGACGGGAATTACACCTAATTTCGATCATATACCCGATGATGATTTGAAGACGTATGAGATGTTGGGACATGGTGAAACAACGGGTGTTTTTCAGTTGGAATCCGCAGGGATGAGACGTGTTCTGAAAGATTTAAAACCTTCAAGTTTTGAAGATATTATTTCTGTACTTGCTCTTTATCGTCCGGGCCCAATGGAGTTTATTCCAAAATATATTCAAGCGAAACATGGATTGTTGCAGGTCGAATACCCACATAAAGACTTACAGCCTATCTTGCAAGATACGTATGGCATCATCGTTTATCAAGAACAGATCATGAAGATTGCCTCAGCAATGGCAGGATTCTCACTGGGTGAGGCAGATTTATTACGCCGTGCTGTATCGAAGAAGAAGCGAGAAGTATTGGATCGCGAGCGAGATCATTTTGTAGAAGGAAGTCTGAAACAGGGGTACACCGAAGAAGAAGCTAACCGGGTCTATGATATGATCGTAAGGTTCGCTGACTATGGATTTCCACGAGCACATGCGGCTGCTTATGGCGTATTAGCATTCCAGACAGCGTACTTAAAAGCGCATTATCCGAATCAATTCATGTCTTCGATGTTAACAGCTGTCATGGGCAACCATCGTAAAGTAGCTGAGTATGTGCTAGAATGCCGACGAATGGGCATTGGCATACTCTCACCTGATGTGAATGAAAGTGGTGTATTGTTTACGCCAGTACATTTAGCAGTAGGAGATAACAAGGATGAAATCGCAAGTTCTGGTAATATACGCTTTGGCTTAGGAGCGGTAAAGAATGTAGGAACTCAAGCAGTTGAGAATATTATTCAGATCAGACAAGACAAACCGTTCGAGAGTCTTCTCGATTTCTGCAGACGGATTGATCTTAAGGTGTGTAACAAAAGAGTTATAGAATCACTTATTCAAGCTGGTGCATTTGATTCTTTACCAGGGCATAGAGCACAACAGCTAGCCATGCTAGACGAAACGGTAGATGCAGCGTTGAAATGGCGCAAAGAGCGTGATGATCTACAAATTCAAATGTTTGATTTCGTAGAGAGTGCGAACTGGGATATTTCCTATCCAGACATATCTCCGTTTACTGTAGGTCAACAACTAGAGTTAGAGCGTGAATTGATGGGATTGTATCTCTCAGGACATCCACTTGATGACTATGATGATCTGTTACTTCAGATTACTGGTGTGGATCGCTTAATGGATCTTGGGGAACGTTCAGATGATGCACGCGTTGTTGTTGTAGGTATGGTTGTATCGATAAAAACAATCATGACAAAGCAGGGGAAGGCCATGGCATTCATGGAATGTGAAGACCAGATTGAGCGCTGTGAAGTTGTCTTATTTCCCGAAGTGTGGAAACGTAGTTCCACATGGATCGAAAAAGGGGCGCTACTTGGATTAAGAGCGAGAGTACAACAACAAGATGAAGGATTCAAGCTTCTGGCGGAGGAAGTTATACCCTTGGATAGCAATGGGTTAGAACAGTTGGTGAAGAGAAATAGTATTGTTCAACCAAGTAGTGAAAAGTTTCCTGGACGGGCTAAATCACAAGCAAGCAATAAAGAACCAACTTCAGGACCACTTAAACAGGAATCTCTCAGTAATCCCAAGGTTAACAAGGATAACTTGAAATCTACGGCCGAACAACGTGTATTTATAAAAATAAGTCCACAAGCGGAGAATGGACAATTATTGGTCCGTTTGAAAGAATTGTTACAGATGCATCGTGGTCCAATGGCAACCATCCTTTTTTATGAAAAGAGCCAGAAGTTACTTGCACTCAGTGATCAATATCGGATTCAACCATCACAAAAGTTATTCGAAGAGTTGGAGAGTATGTTAGGAAGCGGGACAGTGCGAGTGAAGTGAAACAATAACCATTTATATCCATTGAGTGTATTGCGGTTAAAAAGATAAATATGGTATCATGGGTTCATTATAAGTACTCAATACTTGAGTGTGGGAGGCTATACGAAAGTGTGGACGGTTATTTATATTGCACCCACTGCATCCATTGCAGAAATGATTCAAGCCAAATTAACAGAAGAAGGTTTTTTGGTGCGTGCCCGTCCGATAAATTTGTCCAAGCAACAATTTGAAATTCAAGTACCTTCTGGGGAGCTTGAAGAGGTCCAGGAAGTTTTGAACACTATTTTGCATTCTTAAATTGTATACAATATTTTATGAATAATAATAGAAGTTTAACGGAAAGATCGGCCAACAAATAAACGGCTGAAGAGGTGTAGTTGTGTTTAAAGATATATTTCAGAAAAAAAGAAAATACGCGACCATTCCTTCAGAACGGATAGGGCGAGACAATAGCTCTGACGCGGAGCGTCCAAAGCGGGAAATTCCTGAAGGACTTATGCTCAAATGTACGAAGTGTGGGAACATTCAGTACAGTAAAGAACTGGAGAAAAATCTGAAGGTTTGTGCGTCATGTGGACATCATATGCGTCTGAATGCAATGGAAAGAATCCAGATGACCCTTGACGACGAAGGGTTTGAGGAATTCGACAGCAACATGATTTCTGTAGATCCGCTGAATTTCCCTGGTTATGCAA
Coding sequences within:
- a CDS encoding glutamate decarboxylase, producing the protein MWTVIYIAPTASIAEMIQAKLTEEGFLVRARPINLSKQQFEIQVPSGELEEVQEVLNTILHS
- a CDS encoding DNA polymerase III subunit alpha — encoded protein: MTSFVHLHVHSEYSLLDGAARITDLVQQADEFGMKSLALTDHGVMYGAVPFYKACKSKGIKPIIGCEVYFTAGSRKEKGSRKDQPTYHLILLAKNKTGYQNLMKLCSIGHLEGFHYKPRIDEEVLRTYSEGIICLSACLGGEVPQYILQGRYDDARMAALRYKEIFGDDFYLELQDNGFTDQKRVNPQLIELSKETGIPLVATNDIHYLHREDAEVQDVLICIGTGKTVDDEQRLRIPTDQLYFKSGEEMARLFPYVKEALENTNIIADKCLLELEFDRSILPQYNPIPDGMTSEQYLYTLCSEGLVARYESTDRWNDVEGRREIEERLSYELGVIGSMGFADYFLIVWDFIAFSHKNGISTGPGRGSSAGSIVAYVLQITNVDPMKYHLLFERFLNPERVTMPDIDIDFNDERRDEVIDYVVNKYGHEHVAQIITFGTLAARAAVRDVGRALNIPFGEVDRAAKLIPNQLGIHIDHAIEVSEDLKKLYDAGGKTRDMLDMAMKVEGMPRHSSTHAAGVIISRDPLTDVVPLQEGSEKTALTQYSMENLESIGLLKMDFLGLRTLSIIERTMKWIKEMTGITPNFDHIPDDDLKTYEMLGHGETTGVFQLESAGMRRVLKDLKPSSFEDIISVLALYRPGPMEFIPKYIQAKHGLLQVEYPHKDLQPILQDTYGIIVYQEQIMKIASAMAGFSLGEADLLRRAVSKKKREVLDRERDHFVEGSLKQGYTEEEANRVYDMIVRFADYGFPRAHAAAYGVLAFQTAYLKAHYPNQFMSSMLTAVMGNHRKVAEYVLECRRMGIGILSPDVNESGVLFTPVHLAVGDNKDEIASSGNIRFGLGAVKNVGTQAVENIIQIRQDKPFESLLDFCRRIDLKVCNKRVIESLIQAGAFDSLPGHRAQQLAMLDETVDAALKWRKERDDLQIQMFDFVESANWDISYPDISPFTVGQQLELERELMGLYLSGHPLDDYDDLLLQITGVDRLMDLGERSDDARVVVVGMVVSIKTIMTKQGKAMAFMECEDQIERCEVVLFPEVWKRSSTWIEKGALLGLRARVQQQDEGFKLLAEEVIPLDSNGLEQLVKRNSIVQPSSEKFPGRAKSQASNKEPTSGPLKQESLSNPKVNKDNLKSTAEQRVFIKISPQAENGQLLVRLKELLQMHRGPMATILFYEKSQKLLALSDQYRIQPSQKLFEELESMLGSGTVRVK